In a single window of the Candidatus Eisenbacteria bacterium genome:
- a CDS encoding HPr family phosphocarrier protein, whose amino-acid sequence MIEETLAIRNKLGIHLRPAEKIAQTANAFASGVSLRNGSCQVNGKSILGMLALEAGFGCRVHVIVEGPDEGEAMAAIRALIEGGFGEEMGDPEA is encoded by the coding sequence ATGATCGAAGAGACACTTGCGATACGCAACAAGCTCGGCATCCACCTCCGCCCGGCGGAGAAGATCGCCCAGACGGCGAACGCCTTCGCCTCCGGCGTGTCCCTCCGGAACGGGTCGTGCCAGGTGAACGGTAAGAGCATTCTCGGCATGCTCGCCTTGGAGGCGGGCTTCGGCTGCCGGGTGCACGTGATCGTCGAGGGACCGGACGAGGGGGAGGCGATGGCGGCGATCCGCGCCCTCATCGAGGGTGGTTTCGGCGAGGAGATGGGGGACCCGGAGGCGTGA
- the hprK gene encoding HPr(Ser) kinase/phosphatase, translating to MRGISVAELFERTKDEFQFEVLTESVESARPITVSDIHRPAFVLAGFIKNFLAERIQILGETEMLYLESLEERERLEAIDRLFQHNIPCVIVAKGLRFPEYLTKRGNKGGVPVLRTPLSTTPFIHQLTQYLDEAFAPRTHIHGSLMDVYGVGLLITGPSGIGKSECALDLVERGHRLVADDLVIAVRRRKELRGEASEPLRNHMEIRGVGIIDVRRMFGVRAITRDKRISVEVRLRKWGADVEYDRLGLEERMTTILGLKIPVVTVPILPGKNISVIVEVVAMNHLLRLHGLRPAEQLDRKIIGRMRGDSSEWKPPETIG from the coding sequence GTGCGAGGCATCTCCGTAGCCGAGTTGTTCGAAAGAACGAAGGACGAGTTTCAGTTCGAAGTGCTCACCGAGAGCGTCGAATCGGCCCGTCCGATCACGGTGAGCGACATCCACCGGCCCGCCTTCGTTTTGGCCGGGTTCATCAAGAATTTCCTCGCCGAGAGGATCCAGATCCTAGGCGAAACGGAGATGCTCTACCTGGAGAGCCTGGAGGAGAGGGAACGGCTGGAGGCGATCGACCGGCTTTTCCAACACAACATCCCCTGCGTGATCGTGGCGAAGGGGCTCCGGTTCCCCGAGTACCTGACCAAGCGGGGAAACAAGGGGGGCGTGCCCGTACTCCGGACGCCGCTCTCCACCACCCCTTTCATCCATCAGCTCACGCAGTACCTGGACGAGGCCTTCGCCCCCCGGACGCACATCCACGGGAGCCTGATGGACGTCTACGGCGTCGGCCTGCTGATCACCGGACCCAGCGGGATCGGCAAGAGCGAGTGCGCGCTCGATCTGGTCGAGCGGGGACACCGCCTGGTGGCGGACGACCTGGTGATCGCCGTGCGGCGGCGGAAGGAGCTTCGGGGCGAGGCGAGCGAACCCCTCCGGAACCATATGGAGATCCGCGGCGTGGGAATCATCGACGTGCGCCGCATGTTCGGGGTGCGCGCCATCACCCGGGACAAGAGGATCAGCGTCGAGGTGCGCCTGCGAAAGTGGGGCGCCGACGTGGAGTACGACCGGCTCGGCCTCGAGGAGAGGATGACCACTATTTTGGGGCTCAAGATCCCCGTGGTCACCGTCCCGATCCTTCCGGGAAAGAACATCTCGGTGATCGTGGAAGTGGTGGCGATGAACCATCTGCTCCGGCTGCACGGGCTCCGGCCGGCGGAGCAGCTGGACCGGAAGATCATCGGCAGAATGCGGGGCGACAGCAGCGAGTGGAAGCCGCCGGAGACGATTGGTTAA